Proteins from a genomic interval of Pararge aegeria chromosome 26, ilParAegt1.1, whole genome shotgun sequence:
- the LOC120635383 gene encoding eukaryotic translation initiation factor eIF1 yields the protein MSIQNLNTFDPFADAIKSSEDDVQDGLVHVRIQQRNGRKTLTTVQGLSSEYDLKKIVRACKKEFACNGTVVEHPEYGEVLQLQGDQRENICQWLTKSGLVKPEQLKVHGF from the coding sequence ATGTCCATCCAGAATCTCAACACATTCGACCCATTCGCCGATGCTATCAAAAGCTCGGAGGACGACGTTCAAGATGGACTAGTTCACGTCCGGATCCAGCAGCGGAACGGGCGAAAGACGCTAACGACGGTGCAGGGCCTTTCCTCGGAATATGACCTGAAGAAGATCGTGCGGGCATGCAAGAAGGAGTTCGCGTGCAACGGAACGGTCGTGGAGCACCCAGAGTACGGAGAGGTGCTGCAACTACAGGGCGACCAGCGCGAGAACATTTGCCAGTGGCTCACGAAGTCTGGGCTCGTGAAACCAGAACAGCTCAAGGTGCACGGTTTCTAG
- the LOC120635382 gene encoding protein D2-like, which produces MTDIKSIFKQQCIVPDVLTTAPSDFISIQYPSGVSVDIGKELTPTQVKDKPNVKWAAKDSEYYTLALVDPDAPSRENPKFREWHHWLVGNILGGDMNKGVVLSDYIGSGPPKGTGLHRYIFLVYKQQDKCDFSKVPKLPSNSGDKRGKFNICKFAQQFKLGTPVAGNFFLAKYDDYVPKLYAKLKG; this is translated from the coding sequence atgactgacataaaaagtatttttaaacaacaaTGCATAGTGCCAGATGTATTGACTACAGCCCCCTCGGATTTTATAAGCATCCAATATCCTAGTGGAGTTTCTGTCGACATCGGAAAAGAGTTAACTCCTACTCAAGTGAAAGATAAACCCAATGTAAAATGGGCAGCTAAAGATTCAGAATACTATACTCTTGCTTTAGTTGATCCTGATGCCCCGAGTCGAGAAAATCCAAAGTTTAGAGAATGGCATCACTGGCTTGTTGGGAACATTTTAGGTGGAGACATGAACAAAGGGGTAGTATTGTCTGACTACATCGGATCTGGACCGCCAAAAGGAACGGGATTACATCGCTACATATTTTTGGTATATAAACAACAGGATAAATGTGATTTCTCAAAGGTGCCTAAGTTGCCTAGTAATTCTGGCGATAAAAGAGGTAAATTTAATATCTGTAAGTTTGCCCAGCAGTTTAAATTGGGCACGCCGGTGGCAGGGAACTTTTTTTTGGCCAAATATGATGACTACGTACCAAAGCTGTATGCGAAGTTGAAAGGATAA